The nucleotide window AGAAAAAGAAGTACTAAAATTTTATTTTGCATGATTATTATTTTATGATATAGTAAGGTAACAAAAATTTGATTAGCAGCTGCCTACCCCACATCGGCAACTACACTAGGTTAATCAAACTAACTAAATTTAACCTAAATTTTTTTTCTGTTAATTCAGCTTTAGAAGTATAACATCTGTTTCAAAAACTAAAATATCTCTTCAAATTTCAAATTTTACTACCCTCTAAAAATTGTGATATTTTTCAATATCAAACAGTCGAAAATGTTAATTCAATATTAAGAAGAATTGCCATCTTTGAAGATAAATCATAATTCAATTAATATAAATTATGATCCAAAACATACGCAAACACTGAATTTTATTGCTCTTTTCATTTAAATTCACTTCCACTCAAATTAATTTAAAATTATCACTAACGCCATAGTCTACTTTTACCAACATTAAGAATTTATTATCTTTTCATAAATTAAAAAACCGGCTACAATATTCAAAAGAGCCGGTCTTTAATTTCAATTAATAAATTTGTTATTTGACAATCCTCTTTATTGCAACTTCATTCCCATTCATAATGTATAATGAATACACTCCCGAAGGCAAACCTTCCATAGAAATAGTCTGAAAAGTAGTTGTCAATGATTGGGAAAGTAACTTCATTCCTAAAGAACTAAACAATTCAACTTTTGCACCAGCATGTACTTCGTTTACTTTCAGATTCAAATTACTTATGACAGGATTAGGAAATACCACCACGGCTTCAGTTGATACTTCATCAGTAACCACTTCTTTTCCTGCTTTTTTAGTTGTGGAACTAACACATGAACCCAACTTGTCTCCATGATTCAAATGGGATTGAACTGCATCAGAACTTACACAAATTACTTGATTATTATGGCAGATCGCAACTTTATTGCCTGTATTACCACACTGTACATTGATCGTTTTAATAACAATAGAAGCGACATTCTGACAGCCTTTTGCATCCGTTACTGTTATGGTATAGGTACCTGCTATAGATACCGTTATTTCCTGTGATGTTTCATTTGAATTCCATTTATAAGTATAGGGAGCTGTACCACCTGATGGGGTGGCCATAATCTTAAGCGATGGTGTACCATAACCTATATAAATAGTATTTTTCTCGTCTACAGTCGAATTTAGCGCATAAACATCTGGAATCATTACATTTAGCTGATTTGGATTTGTATCATCACAATCACTATTATTAGTAACACCACAAGCAGCAATAACACTTGATCCAAGTCCATCACTATCATTGTCTGCAAATAAAATCAGAGTATCATCACAATCAGTATTGTTTGTAGCATAACCTTTTGGAGCAATTGAAGAACACAAGTAAACTTCTGTTTTAGATCCAAAACCATCATTATCGGCATCTATATAATATTTTATTGGCTCATGAACACTTGCATCTGTATCCTTGCAATCAGTATTATTATTTGCAAATCCTTCCGGAGCATCATTAACTGGCAACATGGCTATAGCTTCTGAACCAAACCCATCATGATCCTCATCTACATAATACTGTTTATTCACTGTTAGTTTTTGAATAATAGAAGTTGCCTCACTGTATCTATCATTACCTGCCTGCAAAGCTGTAATTTCAGAAGTACCTGCACCTACAATGTGAATTTTACCGTCTATTATATTTACTACGGCAGGATTTGAGCTAATGTAATTTATTGCTAATCCTGAACTTGCAGTAGCGCCAGCATCAAAATCACCATCAGTTACAGTTTTTTCTGCAAGTGCTAGAAAACTGATGCTTTGTTGCTTTTTATTTACGGTTAAAGTTTGACTTACTGAATTTGCTTCAAGAAATTCATCATTTCCGGCTTGTAAGGCCGAAATCGTGGAGATACCAGCTCCAACGATATGAACCTGACCATTAATAATAGTCGCAACAGACGGATTTGAACTGAAATAATCTACAGTCAATCCTGAACTAGTAGAAGCTCCCGCATCAAAATCGGCATCATCAACTATTTTTTCCTGAAGTGCTGCAAAACTAATATTTTGTTGCTTTTTGTTTACAGTTAAGACTTGACTTACCGCTGTTGCTTCAAGATATTCATTGTTTCCTAATTGTGTTGCCGTGATTGTAGTACTTCCCGCTCCTATTAGATGAACTTTACTATCAATTATGGTCGCCACAGCTGGATTAGAACTAACATAACTTATCGCTAATTTTGAAGTTGAAATGGCGCCTGCATCAAAATCAGAATCCCCAATTGTTTTTTCAGATATACTATTGAATGTAATATTCTGCTCTTTTTTTACCACAGTAAGAGTTCGCTTCACCACATCTGCTGCGTAGTAATTAACATCTCCGGCTTGCGTGGCTGAAATCTCAGAAGTTCCCGCCCCTACAATATGAATTTTGCCATTTACTATAGTTGCAACATTCTCATTGGAACTTAAAAAAGTTACCGGTAGCCCTGAGGTAGCTACAGCCGAACCAAAATCAGCTGCACCCACTTTCATAGTATCCAATGCTGCAAAAGTAATTGTTTGATAAGCTGGCGCAGTCAAGGTCTGCAACTCGGCAACGGTTTTTACGGTTTTAATCCAATCAACCTGATATCCAGTTTCACCTGATGTAATATCAGCAATTTTAAATTGAAAAATTGTTAAAGCAGTTGGATTAGTTAATGGACTGCTTGAGCCAAATCCGGTTTTTGAAAGATCAAAGTAATAAATATCATTACCGATTTTTCCAGTCCATTTATTGCTCCCATTTCCGAAAGAACCTAAATTAGAATCCAAAGTGATATTAGCAACTACTGGTTTTTTAAACTTAATAGCCACAATAGGATAATTCATAGGATATAAAGTCGTTCCTGCTGTTTTTTTGATGTCCCCACGATAAGAACCATTGGTTTGTTTGGCAAGAGTCACTTTTAATTGTCCGCTATCTGCAACAGCAGTAGCACCGGTTGTTACTACATTCCAACCATCTGTAGTAGTCAGGAAATTATCATTTATCAAGCCTGTTGCGGGATCGAAAGCAGAAAGCTCACCTACTGTTTTAACCGTTTTAACCCAGTCTACAGTATAACTTGTTTCACCAGAGGCAATATCGGCAACTTTGAACTGAAAAGTTGAAAGTGTTGTGGCATCAGTAGATGATAGCATAGTTGGCGTTGCACCAAAACCTGTTTTAGTTAAATCATAATAATAGATCTCCTCACCAACCTTACCTGTCCACTTATTAGCTCCATTTCCATAACTGCCCAAACTAGTATCGAAAGTAAAATTACATGTTGCTGGTTTCTTCATCTTAATAGCAAGAATCGGATAATTACCAGAATGTACTGTAGTAACATTATTTTGCATATCGCCTCGGCCTTTACCATTTGATTGAATAACTGTAGTGATTTTCAATTGTCCATCTTCAGCCGTAGCTACTGACCCTGTAGTTACAGCCTTCCAAGTACCTGGTGAAGTAGTAAAATTATCATCAATTAGTCCAACATTGGCAAACTGATAGTCAGTAGCAGAATTCAAATAAAATAGTAATGATCCATAACCAGGATTATCAGCTCCAAAAGGAGCCCCCTCCGGTCCCATCTTAGCTAACACATTCATTGTTTGAGGCATCGTTAACCCCTTTCTGTAGACATAATGATTATATGCAATTTCAAATACAGCTCTTAAATCACCTCTACCATTGGAAGAAATAGCAGTTGGGGTATAATCTTGGTAATTTTTCTCGCAGTAATCATAACTGGTTTGATAAGGAACATCTAATCCCAAATTGTACTGAGCGGTGTATTCATATCCTCGCATTATGGCATTATTATTAGCTGAATATAAATCAACCCCTTGTTTTAGTGCCATTTCTGCCAATTCAGCAAGAGAACCTATAGCCAGCATTACATGCGGTTGGTCTCGGTTACTTTCCTGCAATTGACCTGCATCTGTAAGTACATAATTTTTGATACTTCCGTTGCCTTCTCCGTAATAATAGTAGTTTACCGTTTTATTGAACATGGCAACATCCTCAGTAAAAATAGCAATTCCCATTAAAGCTTTCATACAAATAATGTCCCAGTTACCATGAGCACAGGGTTTAAAATTCCCTATTACCGGATAGAATACCGATTTCAGCATATTTTGACACCGCAAAACTTTGGCTGCTGTCCATGCCGGATAAGTAGAACGCATGATTTCAGCGGCGTTAACCAACATAAATCCATAAAGACCATTTAATTCTGAATCTGTTCCAACAATGGATTTTGTTGTAGCAGAATAAGCATCCAATATCTGAATAGCTTTTAAAGCGTGTGTCTCATTACCATTAATTTTATACATTAATGCATTGTAATAGGCCGCCATGAAATCGCTTTCTACATTATTTTTTACCGTTCCTCCTGCTACGCCGTCAATTGTAAGGGAAGTATCTCTTGTAAGAGCGCTATAAGGTCCTTTCATAGTATAGGTAGCAGAGGCTTTTCCCGAAGCAACCAAAGCCTGATAGCTCTGATACGGGCGACCTGTCTGTTGAGCCACTAAATCCTTTATTCTGTTAAGATCGGTTGCATTGTGGAGTAATCCTGGATGCACAAAGGTGCCACTGAACTCAAATTGAGGATTTGTAGTTCCTGATGGATTTAAAAAAGCACGAAGTGCATCGACGGAAGCAAAACTCTTGACCCAGTCCACCTGGTAATTGGTTTTATTTGTAACTATTTCTTCATCAGTTAAGACAATATCTGCAATTTTAATTTGAAACGCAGACAAAATAGTTTCCTGAGTAGTAGAAAGCGTGGTTGTACCAAGCTTACCAGTTGAAAGGTCCCAATAAAAAACATTACCACTGTCAGTAACAATCTTAGTACCATTGTTATTAACGCCATTATAAGATCCCAAGTTCGTATCAAAGAAATAATTACAACGAGGTGGCTTATTAATCTTAATGGCAATTATAGGATAATTTCCAGCATGAAATGTTATCCCTCCATTCTTTTTGAAATCAGCACGGTATTTCCCTCCCGATGGCGCAGGAAAGGTCACATTATATTTTCCATTTATAATTTGTCCTGTTGACCCAGCTGTTGCGGCAACCCAGTTATAAGTGTTACCTGTAGAAAAATCATCATTTATCAACCCTGTTTGAGCTTCAGCTGTTATACAAGGTAATAGCAATATCATTACAACTACTAAGGTAAAATTGAACAAACTATTTATTTTTACGTTAGTTTTTTCAAACCAAGAAACTAAAGCAAGTGATTTTGATAAAGTAAAGTTTTTTTCAATACATATTTGATTAAAATTTTTCATTGACTTGTTTTTTAGATATAAATTCACTGAATTAAAATATTATGGAGCTTTTCAATTAATTGATTATAAAACCAACTTAGCGCGAATAAATCAACTACGCTTAGCTCCAACCTGATATGAAATTGCTATAATATCATATCATTTAAGTTATATGTCTTATTTCGTCATAGGCAGTTAAATTTGATTATTGAATATGTCAATTTTCATATTGTTTAAATCAAAAGTACCTACATGAATTTATCTTAAGTATTAATTATCAACCATTATGCATAAATTATAGACCATTACTGAATTTATATCTAAAAAATTAAGATAAAATTTTTAAATCCATTTTTTTAACCATTTTTATTTCAATTTACATCATTACCAAACCAATAATCGCGTAGAAATCCCCTCAAATCACTACATTCCGAGAGGTTTACACCCATTCATCTCCACAGTAAGCCTCATGATATAAATTTAAAACACAATAGCCTAACAGTCTTCTTTACAATAAAAACATAGCCAAATTTACGCTTGAGAAAAACGCAAATTTGGCTATAAACATTTATAAAAAAACTTCACAAACTAATCACAAAGAAAACATGAGTTATTTTATTACTAATGTAGATTTTATTTAAAATTTATATTTTTTTATATAAAAAACCCATTGACGTAATTAACATTAAAATCACATCAACGGGCCTCAAAATTAGTTGCAAAAAAAACTACTCCAAACTATATAATAAAGTTCCAAAACCTAAGGAATCAAAACCACCACTATTAGGTCCGTAATCTCCACCTCCACCTTCCGTTTCAACAATATTTCGTGCAAGTGATACATATTTTAATGCATCTACAGAAAGCCCTTTACGTATTAAATAATGATTATAGATTGCGTTCCAAATAGGACGTATACCTCCCCTAGCATCAGCACTATTTACGACATGATTTACATTGTCACAATTATTATAGGGTTGGAATGGAATCGTCAGAGTGGTAAAATTA belongs to Flavobacterium aquiphilum and includes:
- a CDS encoding DUF4979 domain-containing protein, with the protein product MKNFNQICIEKNFTLSKSLALVSWFEKTNVKINSLFNFTLVVVMILLLPCITAEAQTGLINDDFSTGNTYNWVAATAGSTGQIINGKYNVTFPAPSGGKYRADFKKNGGITFHAGNYPIIAIKINKPPRCNYFFDTNLGSYNGVNNNGTKIVTDSGNVFYWDLSTGKLGTTTLSTTQETILSAFQIKIADIVLTDEEIVTNKTNYQVDWVKSFASVDALRAFLNPSGTTNPQFEFSGTFVHPGLLHNATDLNRIKDLVAQQTGRPYQSYQALVASGKASATYTMKGPYSALTRDTSLTIDGVAGGTVKNNVESDFMAAYYNALMYKINGNETHALKAIQILDAYSATTKSIVGTDSELNGLYGFMLVNAAEIMRSTYPAWTAAKVLRCQNMLKSVFYPVIGNFKPCAHGNWDIICMKALMGIAIFTEDVAMFNKTVNYYYYGEGNGSIKNYVLTDAGQLQESNRDQPHVMLAIGSLAELAEMALKQGVDLYSANNNAIMRGYEYTAQYNLGLDVPYQTSYDYCEKNYQDYTPTAISSNGRGDLRAVFEIAYNHYVYRKGLTMPQTMNVLAKMGPEGAPFGADNPGYGSLLFYLNSATDYQFANVGLIDDNFTTSPGTWKAVTTGSVATAEDGQLKITTVIQSNGKGRGDMQNNVTTVHSGNYPILAIKMKKPATCNFTFDTSLGSYGNGANKWTGKVGEEIYYYDLTKTGFGATPTMLSSTDATTLSTFQFKVADIASGETSYTVDWVKTVKTVGELSAFDPATGLINDNFLTTTDGWNVVTTGATAVADSGQLKVTLAKQTNGSYRGDIKKTAGTTLYPMNYPIVAIKFKKPVVANITLDSNLGSFGNGSNKWTGKIGNDIYYFDLSKTGFGSSSPLTNPTALTIFQFKIADITSGETGYQVDWIKTVKTVAELQTLTAPAYQTITFAALDTMKVGAADFGSAVATSGLPVTFLSSNENVATIVNGKIHIVGAGTSEISATQAGDVNYYAADVVKRTLTVVKKEQNITFNSISEKTIGDSDFDAGAISTSKLAISYVSSNPAVATIIDSKVHLIGAGSTTITATQLGNNEYLEATAVSQVLTVNKKQQNISFAALQEKIVDDADFDAGASTSSGLTVDYFSSNPSVATIINGQVHIVGAGISTISALQAGNDEFLEANSVSQTLTVNKKQQSISFLALAEKTVTDGDFDAGATASSGLAINYISSNPAVVNIIDGKIHIVGAGTSEITALQAGNDRYSEATSIIQKLTVNKQYYVDEDHDGFGSEAIAMLPVNDAPEGFANNNTDCKDTDASVHEPIKYYIDADNDGFGSKTEVYLCSSIAPKGYATNNTDCDDTLILFADNDSDGLGSSVIAACGVTNNSDCDDTNPNQLNVMIPDVYALNSTVDEKNTIYIGYGTPSLKIMATPSGGTAPYTYKWNSNETSQEITVSIAGTYTITVTDAKGCQNVASIVIKTINVQCGNTGNKVAICHNNQVICVSSDAVQSHLNHGDKLGSCVSSTTKKAGKEVVTDEVSTEAVVVFPNPVISNLNLKVNEVHAGAKVELFSSLGMKLLSQSLTTTFQTISMEGLPSGVYSLYIMNGNEVAIKRIVK